Proteins encoded in a region of the Streptomyces akebiae genome:
- a CDS encoding STAS domain-containing protein, translating into MGLLEEGGGVTFVDSSGISIFVTAYQAVSPTEGWLRIAAAQSVEQALTACRRCRNARPELGVPGQAPAQAEWVRG; encoded by the coding sequence GTGGGCCTGCTCGAGGAAGGCGGCGGCGTGACCTTCGTGGACTCCAGCGGAATCAGCATCTTCGTCACCGCCTACCAGGCCGTCAGCCCCACCGAGGGGTGGCTGCGTATCGCCGCCGCGCAAAGCGTCGAGCAGGCCCTGACGGCCTGTAGGCGTTGCAGGAATGCCCGGCCGGAGCTTGGCGTACCCGGCCAGGCCCCGGCACAGGCAGAGTGGGTCAGAG